The DNA window GCTGTGCGCCGGGTACGGCGAGGTCCCCGTCCTGGACGGTGTCGACCTCTCCGTGGACCGGGGCGAGACCGTCGTGGTGGTCGGCCCCAACGGGCACGGCAAGACCACCCTGGTCCGGGCGGTCAGCGGACTCGTGGTGCCGACCTCGGGACGGATCACCTTCGAAGGCGCGGACATCACCGGGCGGCGGGCCGAGGTGATCGCCCGGCTGGGCATCCGGCACATCCCGCAGGGAGACCTGCTCTTCCCGGATATGTCCGTGCTGGAGAACCTGCTGATGGGCGGCTTCCTCTGCCCCTCCCGGCAGGACCGCGACCAGCGGCTGGCCAGGGTGTTCGAGATCTTCCCCAAGCTGTACCAGCGCCGGGAGCAGCGGTCCCGCACGCTCTCCGGCGGCGAGCGGCGCATGCTCGCGATCGGCCGGGGCCTCATGGCCGAGGCACGGCTGCTCATCATCGACGAGCCCTCGCTCGGACTGGCACCGGTGATCGTGGACGAGGTCTACGCCCGGATCGGCCGGATCGCCGAGTCGGGGATCGCCATCCTGCTGGTCGAGGAGAACTTCGGCCACATCAAGGACCTCGCCGACCGGGTCTGCCTGGTGGAGACCGGCCGGATCATCCGCGAGGGCAGCACCGCCGAGCTGATGTCGGACCAGGCCCTGGTCCGCACCTACCTGGGCGTCGAGACCGGACAGGAGGACGTCCGCTGATGTCCACACTCCTTCAGGCGCTGGTGAGCGCCGTGGTGATGGGCTCGGTCTACGCGCTCATGACGGTCGGCATGACCCTCATCTACGGCTCCCTGCGGATCCTCAACATGGTGCAGGGCGTCATGACGATGATCGGCGGGTTTGTCGCCTGGTGGGCGCTGGACCGCCTCGGCGTGAACCCATGGCTCGGGCTGGTGCTCGCCGCACTCCTCACCTTCGGGCTGGGCGTGGCCGTCCAGCAGATCGGCGTACGACCGCTGATCGGCCGGCGCGGCATCGACTTCGAGATGGCCGCGTTCATCACGACATTCGGCCTCGCCACCATCCTCCAGAATGTCGTCCAGCTCTGGTTCGGCCCCCGGCAGCTGAACTTCCCCGCACTGGTCGACGGTCAGTTCACCCTGCTCTCCGGGGTGACCGTCACCTGGCAGCAGGTGGTCATGACCGTGGTGGCCGTGGGCCTGCTGCTCGGCCTGCACACCTTCATGGTCCGGTCGCGCTACGGCATGTCCATCAACGCGGTGGCCCAGAACCTGCACGCCGCCCAGCTGATGGGGGTCCCGGTGCGCCGGGTGCATGTGATCACCATGGGCATCGCCTCGGCCCTCGCCGGGGTGGCCGGCGTGATGCTCGCGCCGATCTACTTCGTCTCGTCGAACGCGGGGGACCAGCCGCTGCTGCTCGCCATGATCGTGGCCATCCTCGGCGGGCTCGGCAGTGTGCGCGGCACCATCTGGGCCGCCTATGTCATCGGCCTCATCCAGTCGGTGGTCTCGGTCTACTGGAGCGTCACCTGGTCGCTGCCGATGCTCTTCGCCGTCATCGTCGTCGTGCTCGTCGTCCGGCCGTTCGGCCTGGACGGCAAGCCGCAGGAGGCACGTCTGTGAACGCCATACTCGGCCGGCCGCGTCTGCGGCCGGCGCTCATCACCGCTCTTGCGCTGATCGCCCTGATGACACCCTGGGTGATCAAGAGCTCATACCTCCTCGGTGTGCTCATCCTCGGGCTCATCTGGCTGACGCTCAACCAGAGCTGGAACCTCGTCCTCGGCGTGAGCGGGGTGTGGAACTTCGGGCACCTGGCGCTCTATGCGGTCGGCGGATACGCCGGCGGGCTCTTCTCGCTGCACACCGGCCTCTCGTCATGGATCGGGCTGCTCGTCGGCG is part of the Peterkaempfera bronchialis genome and encodes:
- a CDS encoding ABC transporter ATP-binding protein, translated to MLRVEKLCAGYGEVPVLDGVDLSVDRGETVVVVGPNGHGKTTLVRAVSGLVVPTSGRITFEGADITGRRAEVIARLGIRHIPQGDLLFPDMSVLENLLMGGFLCPSRQDRDQRLARVFEIFPKLYQRREQRSRTLSGGERRMLAIGRGLMAEARLLIIDEPSLGLAPVIVDEVYARIGRIAESGIAILLVEENFGHIKDLADRVCLVETGRIIREGSTAELMSDQALVRTYLGVETGQEDVR
- a CDS encoding branched-chain amino acid ABC transporter permease, giving the protein MSTLLQALVSAVVMGSVYALMTVGMTLIYGSLRILNMVQGVMTMIGGFVAWWALDRLGVNPWLGLVLAALLTFGLGVAVQQIGVRPLIGRRGIDFEMAAFITTFGLATILQNVVQLWFGPRQLNFPALVDGQFTLLSGVTVTWQQVVMTVVAVGLLLGLHTFMVRSRYGMSINAVAQNLHAAQLMGVPVRRVHVITMGIASALAGVAGVMLAPIYFVSSNAGDQPLLLAMIVAILGGLGSVRGTIWAAYVIGLIQSVVSVYWSVTWSLPMLFAVIVVVLVVRPFGLDGKPQEARL